TAGAGTCTTTTCAGAAAGCCTCATTGAATCCTGGGAAGTGGGGATAATATGGATGAGCTACAGGTGCCCATGAGAATCTGTTACCTGGATGATCACTGAATAGTTTCCACACAGTATCTTGGATAATTGCATGGCTACTCTGATGAGGCAGATGATCACTTGAAGCCCACTGAGGGTTatgagaatggaaaataaaatgatgttcCACTCCACAACATGTGCAGGTTCCAGGCACTGAATCCATATGCTGGAATCTGTAAGGAAACTGAGAGAAACCCATGGCCAAATCTACATACTGGGTCCAAGGAAGAAAGCTACAGGTATTTGTATGTTTGAGAAATTACTGTGTGACTAAAATATATAGTTATTAGATatgaattaatgtattttaaaaaccattcagATACACATATTGGACACATCATATGCATAGCACTGAGCTAGATACATAGTTTATTATAAATGTTGTGCTTGCCTTACCACCCTCATGGcctctccatttttctttctccctcttccatttctttcctacttccttcttttttactctttctgCCCCTTTATTTATCTCCTACCTTCTAATGCTCCAGGAAATAGAGACACTCTGAGAATTACTTTATATTGCCAATAGCTCTTGTCTCCAATGGGAATGAGCACTGAATATGAAATCAGAATTCCTGGATCTGTAGGATGTTGAGCAAAGAACTTTACCCTTCTGGCCTACAGACTCTTATCTTGATAATGGGGTTAAAGATCTAACCACAGAGTAATTGTGAATATTTGGTAAGAGTGTGTATACAAGTGGTTTGGAACCTGTAAAGTACAACACGGATGTGGTTTTCTGTTAAATTTCCCTAGACCTATCTCATATTCCCATTGGCCCCTATCTCCATCTCAGCCGCCAGGGAAATGAGTCCCTCCAGATCCCTTGTCTAGACTGTTCCTAGTACATGCTCTGCACAGATCATCTAGCAATTTAAAACAAGATGACTTGCAATGTTGCAGGAaatcagggaccccgaatggacgGACCGGCTGGACCTGTGGCAgatgaacataaattgtgaagatttcatggacatttatcaattcccaaataattcttttataatttcttacacctgtctttactctCTTAATCCTgctatctttgtaagctgaggatgtacgtcacctcaggactacggtgataattgtgttaactgtacaaattgattgtaaaacatgtgtgtttgaacaatatgaaatcagtgtaccttgaaaaagaacagaataacagcaatttttaggAAACAAGAGAAGACAACCATAATGTCTGACTGCCTAAGGggttgggcaaaaagagccatatttttcttcttgcagagagcctataaacagacatgcaagtaggagagatatcactaaattcttttcccagcaaggactattaatattaataccctgggaaatgAATGCATTCCTTGGGGGACGTctataaatggccactctgggaatgtctgtcttacgTGGTTGAGATAAAgactgagatatgccctggtctcctgcagtaccctcaggcttactagggttgggaaactctgccctggtaaatttgtggtcagaccagttctctgctctcaaaccctgttttctgttgtttaagacatttatcaagacaatacatgcactgCTGAACATcaacccttatcagtagttctgcttttgtcctttgccttgtgatctttgttagacccttattagtagttctgctttttgccctttgaagtatgtgatctttgtacctactccctgttcttacaccccctccccttttgaaacctttaataaaaatttgctgatctgagactcaggtgggcatcatggtcctaccgatatgtgatgtcacccctggcagcccagctgtaaaatttctctctttgtactctttctctttatttctcagccagccaacacttatggaaaatagaaagaacctacactGAAATATTGGCAGGAGTTCCCCCGATATTGCAAGGCTCTTGTTTTTTTCCCAGACTATGATACTGTTTAATCCTTCTTGTAAACTGCAGAGGGGCATAAGTGCCCTGGCAGGGTTGGGGAGGAACATAGAAGCTTGCCCTGACACCCACTCCCTCCACTACCTCCACACGCAGCTCTATGGCAGCATTTACTTCATTCATTGTAATTCTATCTGTATCTGTATATCTATTTGTGGCTGCATCTGTATCTGCATCTATTTCTATTTCCTTAGCAGGCTGTGTACTCTGAGAGCACTGACTATGTTTTGTTCACTCTGAATTGCCAGGTCTAAGCTCTAAGATCACGCTtgacaaattgtaaagatcagttaagtatttgttgaatgaaaactAACTCAGGATCCTCACCAGCCACCATGGCAGTGACTAAACCTGCTGGCTACCTGGCAGGTGGGGAATGTCATGTGGCCTAAAGGAATATATAGggaaataatgttaataataaaaccTGAAAATTTATCACATCACATTTGTCCATTACTTCCATTTAATTCTAAATTCTATGAGGTAGAAGTGATTATTGTCCCCAACTTACAGAGGCTCAAAGATAGCCAGATACTTGTCTAAGGTCGTGTAGCTTATAAGTAGGAGGGAGGGACTTGAATCTCGATCTATAACCACCAAAGACCTGTACTCCAATGGCAATGTTCATTCACCTTAAGGTTTCCATCTCAGTAGAATGTTCTGTCAGGTCTGTGTGAGTTTCTGGAGGGAAAGGACTCTGTGTGATTTACCTCTGATTCTCCAGTACTTAGTGCAAGGCTTGGACCTAGTcagtgctcaatgaatatttgctgaataaatgcaCAAATGAATAATTGATATGCACAATTCAATATTAACACCTGCTCCACACTGTATTTGTCAAGCCTTGGAAACTTCTTGAGGGGACCAGAGACTTAGCTTCCCTGTGTTGCCTCCTATCAATGTTTcacctttaaacatttttacatagATGGAAACAGGTGAAAACAAGCCTCCGGGGCAGCTTAAGGGAGTAATGGAGGGGCATACAGGCAGCCTAGAGAGTCATGACTTAAAAGGGGAAGTTTTGATTTTGAGGTAGGGAAAAGTTCAGGGACTGATGGCATTAAAAAGGGTTCTTTCGCACCTAGTGGGAATTTCTACATTAGGGTCCTCTTTACTGAGCCCCGTCAATGCCCCAGGAGTGTCTCTTCCAATTTCTCAGGAAAGCCTGAGGTTATTGTCTAGGTTTTCCTGACCTGAGGGAGATTCATGTTTGCTAAGAAAGGTCATGGTATGTAGCACCCTGTAAAAATCTTCAGAATGAAGGCAGGTACAGGCACAGAAGCAACTCTGCCATGCAGGCCTAGATGCACATGTAAGACCTCAGATGGACACAGGCCTTGAACAATAAAGCCAATCATGGAGAGttgagaagaaaatataacttCCCCCAGTGAATGGTACAGACATTCCCTCATTTTACTCCATTAGAATTCTGAGCACAGGATAAAAACAAGGAGAGATTCAATGGACttcttctgtatttctttctgggCCCTGCTACCTCCTAATCTGCATCTGGTGCTGGGAATCCAATAAGCCCAGCACAAGGCTAGTGTGAGGCATTCTGAGATCTGGGTTTGGGTTGTGAGACTCCTGACTGAATTACTAGCCTTCTGAGCAAGACCACCTCTTTAGACACTTCTCCAGTAAAAACTGCATAAGCTCTGGCTCATTCCACAAACTCCTGCACCTAATCATGTCCCTGGATCACAGACTGCACTTTCCTGCTCACCCTGCCTTGTTTTATCTCTTTATCATCCTTCCTACTATAGCCCTGAGTGGCACCATCCAAGAGCACCATGGTTTCTCTCCTTCCCAAGCCCTTTCACAGTTGTAACAGACCACATGTCCAACCTGGccacaaaacaaaactgagttcCTGGATCCAGCCAGGCCATAAGCTCCAGCTGTTACCAGATCAGACCATAGTAACCACACGACTTTAATCTGAGGTAGGGAGAAACACACCTTTCATTTGGATAGCTCCATGACAGCCTCAAGACATTGAATGAAAATCGCattaaaagactgaagaaaaaaatctaaacaaagaTCTGTGCAAGAACAAATTGGTCTGGATGTCAGTAAACTAACAGGAAGATTCTGCACTAAAACAGCCACATGGAACCCCAAAGTGATCATGGAAAATGAGCGTGAGCATGAGCATGAGGCCAGGTATTTCTGATTTTCTGACCTCCTTGGTTTGGGGAATTATTCCTTACCGTCCAGCAGTGCCTTCAAAAGCATACTCCCAGCCGTCAAGGGTGCGGCAATATGGCCCCTGGATCAGACCCAAGGCAGAGATGACCAGGCAGTATCCAGAAAAAGCAATTCCAAGGGAAGAAAAGATAATCGACAGCAGTGTCTAAATTAAAACACAGAAGCAGGTTAGTACCATAGAATGCAATGACAAGGGGATATTGTGGATAAATTATCAGATAACTACATTCCCCTATTCATCCAAGCTCATGCAGTCTATACAATACTATATGcccacatacaaataaaaaaaaaaaagtaacccaaACCTATTTGATCTtacaaataagtttttaaataacattttgtttggCATCACATAGAGGTAACTAGGtaatttactaaatttattctttccttctggaATTATGATATCAAAATAATGATCACCTCTTATGAAAATGCACCGAAGGACGTGATCAATCAACCCACAACTATCTATTGAAGACCTGTTATTTTCTAGGTAGAGTGGGTTCTCTATGCAAGTGTGAATAATgatgaagaggaggaagtggATAAGGAGAATGGTAGAAATGCAAGAGCACTGGCTTAGAAAATTTGGTTGTATTATTCTTCCtgatactattttaattatttttaaagtgccaaCTTAAAAAATGCACATCACATACAcccaacaacatggatgaatctaaaaattattatcctggatgaaaaaaaaaacagataaaaaaagacaaatactgtgtgattccacatatataaaatacaaactaaTCTATAATGACAAAAAGTAAATCAACGGTTAATCTTTTGGGATTGGCAGAAATATTCTGTTATCTTGACTGCAATGGTGGTTTCACGGGTATAGTCAACTGTTAAAACTCATGATATTGCATACTTTTAATGGATgctatttattatatgtaatttagCCCTCAGTAAagtttataaagagaaaatagactAATAGAAACTCAGTTAGGAAAAAGTAAGATTTCCTAATTTTAGGTATCTTTAAATGTTGATTTTCTGAAAGTGCATCAGTagaacaaagatggaggaaaGACTAAGCAAAATGGAAGATGATCTTGGCAGTAAATTCTTGATCTCTGTACCATACTCAACAGTAGTGAGGGTACAATACTgtcaatatttttgtgtttctgagtGAGAGGAAAGAAAGCTGGAACCCACTCAACCATCCTCAAAAAACTATTGCTCTTACCACATATTTTTTGCTGCAGTTTTCACTCTGGcaacatttatagtttttattattctcCAGTACCAGAAGAACTGTTGCTACTATAAGCATCTATAGGAGGGAAGACATAAAATGTTAGTAATGAAATGCTTGTTTACATTTGTGCTTATAATCAGAGGACAGTGACTTTAAGCATAGACTCTGGGGTCAGGtagatctggatttgaatccaagctctgccactttctagctgtgtgaatTTGAAACACCTTCTCTATAAAATCGTATCAAGAAGTTGTCATGAGGTAATATATGTGACATTTTGAGTATAGTGGTTGATTGATAGTAAGTGACtgataaatgttagctatcattaTCATGGTTAGCAACCATTGAAAGCTAATGATTAAGGAGAAGTAAATGGTATGGACATGAGAATACCACCCTGGGCAGCAAAACCTGCCTTTCTCAATGACCCAgttgtggagaaccaaggaaaatCATTCAGCAGGCTTGGTAGTTTGCCAACCTCTCTTCGTTTACTGTCCTCTGGGAATGCAGGTGAGAGGCTCAGTTAACCTGAAACCATATCTCTTTAAAGTGACTTCAATTTCCCCATGCATTCAAACCATCTCAGGTTTAAATTGTTTCACTGTGTTTTGTCTGTATCAAGCCAACAAAGTGGGAGAATCAATGCATcttattgcctttttaaaattttattttaggcaaAAGGCCAGAGCTCTGGAAAGAACATGTATTTCTTTACCATTATAATCTCTGGTTAGGCTAGATACAGACCATGAATTGCTTATGGGAAATTCTCCACCTGGTTTTTACTCTTACTATTCAGGACTGAATCCTACAGCTGAGTTCACTGTTATTTTACTCTTTGTAGCCAATGTTTCTAGTTTCCAAATTTCTTCagctttcattaatttttttgttcatttaattatttacctatattcttctccttttctcctaaAAGGATTTGATGCAGttatagtaatatattttaataattcctggaaaatgaaaaaaatagagaacaggtttcttttcccagttttaatttttacatggaATATAAGCAAAAGAGTCCTATATTCCCCTCCTTCCAACATCGTTAGTTATGACAGACTGAAAGAAATTCGGGTCTAATCTTAGTTATGTCTTGCAGCTCTTCCATCTATTGCAATTGCATATTGAGGGAAACAATGATGAGACAAGGCCAAAGCATAGTAACCAGCTTCATTACAATACTGATAGAGATAATTAGACCTGGAGCCTGTAGTCTTATTGCTCAGGCATCAACTGTCGAAAGAGACactgccttctttttttgttttaaaatataactgcAATATAGAGGAGTCGAGAATAATGGAGGTAAATTACACATAATTCCACCACCCTTGTGTGTCttcatgcatttatttctggTGTTTTCCTACATGTGTCTATTTGACACAGCTGCAATAGTAATTTACCCACAACGTTGTTGTGCCTTTTTTCACTTAACCTGAAATAATGTGCATTTTCCATGTTGTTACATCTTCATAATTATAATTTTCACCACTGTTTGAAGtcaatgtaccataatttatttcacTACTTCTCTGTAAGATGCTTCTTCTAATTATTTGCTATTATACCAATGCAGCCACAATCATTTGTGCACATAGCTCTTTCCTTATTTTGGATGATTTCCTCAGAATAAATCATGAGACATAGGATTACTGAGTCAAATGACATAAGCATTTTCATGGATCTTGATATATTACACCAAACTCTTCCCCAAAAGACTGACACTTATTTGTAGTGCAGCCAACATTAGTTATGTACTTATTTCATAGCAGCTTCAATAGCAttggatattaatattttaaagtttattaatttaatatgcaaaatgaataactaaatgaaaattgCTTTACAACATAGCTGttcaaatataataattaaacacCCCTAAAACACGTAGAAATAGATCATAATGAATTTTCTTCTACATTATTGGTGGTCTGATTAGCTTACAGTCCATAATGCactattattgggtatatacccaaaggattataaatcatcctgctataaagacacatgcacatgtatgtttattgcagcactattcacaatagcaaagacttggaatcaacccaaatgtccatcagtgatagactggattaagaaaatgtggcacatatacaccatggaatgctatgcagccacaaaaaaggatgaatttgtgccctttgtagggacatggatgcagctggaaaccatcattctcagcaaactatcgcaagaaaagaaaaccaaacaccgcatgttctcactcataggtgggaattgaacaatgagatcacttggacacaggaaggggaacatcacacactggggcctattatggggagggaacgggggaagggatagcattaggagatatacctaatgtaaatgacaagttaatgggtacagcacaccaacatggcacatgtatacatatgtaacaaacctgcacgttgtgcacatgtaccctagaacttaaactataataataaaaaaaaagaattaaaaaaaaaaaaaaaagaaatgacttgaCCAGGAAATTGTCTTTTCCTCTGAGTTGCCAACATGATTTACtatcagtttgtttatttttaaagaacacaaaGTCATCAGGAAAACGTTCATGGATTCTTACCATTGATAAttcaatttacttttcaaaaactcCCTCCATTATTAGGGTCTCAATGTAGGATTATTTAATGATGACACAGCTCATTCTTTAATAATCATAATTACAACAGTCACTGACTATCTACTACATGTCAGTCTCTCTCCTGGGCactttatctatatatatattttatcttgaaaagaaaatgccattattcacatttttcacATTAGAATACTGAGGCTCAAAGATACTGAGTCACGTGCTAAAGTTCCATGGCACAAACAACAGAACTTAGATTGACATGCAGGTTTGTCTGAATATCCAAGTTGCTGCTTTTTTTTCATGCTGTCCTAAAGCCCATTCAAGCTAGAAAGACATGAGTGCAGACAGAAAATCTGTTCTAGAAAACAGTCATGCCATTGAAGATCAAATAGCTTAAATTGATATGCAGTGTTCATGAGAACATACTCTTTTTACAGGCCAGTGTCCCACAGACTTTCATTAGGACTAATTTCCTGCATTACTGAAGCGGCATTGCTGAGCAGCTTATTGAAAACAGAGTTATGCCCCAAATCCTAGCAGATTACCTGCCCCTTCATCCCCATCCCTCTTTCAAATCCGACACCCAAGATTAGCAAATGATTTTTccattgttcattatttttactaGGTACAAGGTAAGTCTCAATTACAACTCCCCCTTCTCTCCCAAGTCTCCAAAGTCACACTTACCATGACGCCTGAGAAACAGATTCCTTCAAAATACCACACGTAGTTGGTGAGTTTATTGCTGGATGCATAGGAAGTTTGCCCATTCGGGAAATACAATAATATGTTCACGATTATACTCCAAAGTGCAAGCGGAATCAGCAGACAACTTAAGCAGCCTCCACACTTCCGAGACCCCATTTTGCCCTGCTTAGAACCTGTGGGAGATTTCAAGAGTATACAGCCACAGAAAGTCTAGTTTTCTTCTTCCTACCtgaccttttttctctctctttttttttgttttttgttttttgagattacCTACCACTTTCAGGGTCAGAGCCCTTCACTTCATATTCATGAGGAGCCGGGGAATTGGAATATATCCGCAGCCGACAATCTCAGTGTGAAATAGTGGTTTACTGTTTGGAGAACAATAGACAATGATCAACAACTGAAGAGCTGAGCTGGTCTTCATCCTGTGCCAAAGGAATGCGGTGTTtttcactgctttttaaaataagtcattttcCTCTGGATTAAAGCACTGAAGGCTTAACCCTGACCCTGTGTTAAGAAGGAAGTTGGGGTGGGGACTGGGATTGAATGTAGTAAATTTCATCCAACAGTGGAGAGAGGGTTAAAGAGAAAACTACCAAGGAGGCTTATATTTAGAGCTTGATATGTTTGTTAAAATGTCCTGACTTTACCCTCTTTATGTATCTGTCTTTCACCTAATATGCTTTTTATGTGCTCACTATTCACCAAGCTTTGTTCAAATTGCAAGGGATACAGAAAGGACTGAGAAGGGAACTGGtggatgagaaaaacaaaatatcttggTTAGATCAGTACAGCTTTCCTTCCAAGAGTTTGCATCTATTATCTCTACCTCTctgaaaaatcataaaagaaataaatgtatattttccctactattaagaaaacaaatgtagggctggcgcagtggttcactcctgtaatctcagcactttgagaggccgaggcaggtggatcatctgaggtcaggagtttgagaccagcctggccaacatggtgaaacccgatctctactaaaaatacaaatattagccgggcatggtggtgggcgcctgtaatcccagctactccagaggctgaggcaggagaatcacttgaacctgggagatggcggttgcagtgagccgagatcgttccactgcactccatgctgggtgacaaaatgagactccgtttcaagaaagaaagaaagaaagaaagaaagaaagaaagaaagaaagaaagaaagaaagaaagaaagaaagaaagaaagaaagaaagaaagaaagaaagaaagaaggaaggaaggaaggaactaaggaagaaagaaagaaagaaagaaagaaagaaagaaagaaagaaagaaagaaagaaagaaagaaagaaagaaagaaagaaactagcaGTTCAGGTTCCAAAGAGGTTTCTTGGCACCCCCTTGTggatatgatttttttccctctaatgcTTTTGATCTAAGTGCATCAAAAAATCTGGGCATTAGACATTTTTTCCAGTCACATAGAAGCAGCATAAAATCATATTTACTAGAGTTCCTGGGATGATTGGGAAGAGAATAATATTTTTGATTGAGTATTCATTGAGCATCGcttatgtggcaggcactgtgcttgatgttttaaaaggttcactctggctgctgtgttgtaAATAGGTGGTAAAGGGTGTGGAGGAGATAAAGGAGATGAGTTCTGAAGCCATTTCCACCATCCAGGTAAGAGATGATGATGACTCGGATCATGATGGTAGTAGTAGCAGAGGTGGTGAAAAGAAGCTGgatttgggatatattttgaagcttGTGCCAACAAGATTGGTGGCAGATTGGATGTGGgtgtaagagaaagagagaattcaAAGACGACATAATTTGGGCCTGAGAAACTGGGAGAATAAAATTGTCATTAACAGAAGTGAGCAAGTCAGCTGACTGAGCAGGGCTGGGAGAAGAGGGATGACATGGTCAGTTTTGAATGTACTAAGTTTTGAAATACCTTTTAGAAatccaagtggagatgtcaaCTAGGTGACTGGATATACAAATATGAAGTTCAAGGAAGAGGTCTGGGTGACATATAAATATGACAGTTGTCAGcatataaattgtatttaaagccatgagacaCTAAGGAAATGCATGTTGATAAAAAAGAGGCCCAAGGACTAAATCCTGGACAGCCCAGGACCGAGTTTGGGGACATGAGAGGAAGGCAGAAAGGATACTGAGAAATGGCCAGTGAGTCAGAAATGAAGATCAGGAACTTATTCTCAAAGTTGACTTTCTAAGACGAAGGCATGATCAACTAAGTTAAATGCTGCCAA
Above is a window of Macaca thibetana thibetana isolate TM-01 chromosome 2, ASM2454274v1, whole genome shotgun sequence DNA encoding:
- the TM4SF18 gene encoding transmembrane 4 L6 family member 18 isoform X1, with product MGSRKCGGCLSCLLIPLALWSIIVNILLYFPNGQTSYASSNKLTNYVWYFEGICFSGVMMLIVATVLLVLENNKNYKCCQSENCSKKYVTLLSIIFSSLGIAFSGYCLVISALGLIQGPYCRTLDGWEYAFEGTAGRFLTDSSIWIQCLEPAHVVEWNIILFSILITLSGLQVIICLIRVAMQLSKILCGNYSVIIQVTDSHGHL
- the TM4SF18 gene encoding transmembrane 4 L6 family member 18 isoform X3 — translated: MGSRKCGGCLSCLLIPLALWSIIVNILLYFPNGQTSYASSNKLTNYVWYFEGICFSGVMMLIVATVLLVLENNKNYKCCQSENCSKKYVTLLSIIFSSLGIAFSGYCLVISALGLIQGPYCRTLDGWEYAFEGTAGRFLTDSSIWIQCLEPAHVVEWNIILFSILITLSGLQVIICLIRVAMQLSKILCGNYSVIIQLRC
- the TM4SF18 gene encoding transmembrane 4 L6 family member 18 isoform X2: MGSRKCGGCLSCLLIPLALWSIIVNILLYFPNGQTSYASSNKLTNYVWYFEGICFSGVMMLIVATVLLVLENNKNYKCCQSENCSKKYVTLLSIIFSSLGIAFSGYCLVISALGLIQGPYCRTLDGWEYAFEGTAGRFLTDSSIWIQCLEPAHVVEWNIILFSILITLSGLQVIICLIRVAMQLSKILCGNYSVIIQPGII